The following is a genomic window from Streptomyces lincolnensis.
GGGTGCTGGAGCTGGCGCAACGGGTGGGGTTGTTGGTGTCGCTGGCCTATGAGAACGGGCACGGGGGTGCGGTGAGTTCGGGGGAGATGGCTGCTCGGGGCGAGGCGTTGCGGCCGGTGGAGCGTACGGCGCGAAGGGCGCAGGTCGCGGCGTACAACGCGTATGTGGAGGAGCGGGAGCGGGGGGTGCGGTGACCGCCCGCGGCTGAGACCGCGGACGCGCAACGCCAGGGGCCCCTCAAGTCGCCGTTGACTTGAGGGGCCCCTGGCGGTCAGGACACGACGTCAGTCGTTCGTGCCTTCGTTGCCGAAGGTCGGGTTCAGCAGGCCGATGACGTTCACGCTGTCACCGACGACGTTGACGGGGACGTGGACCGGGACCTGGACGAGGTTGCCCGAGCCGACGCCCGGCGACTTCACGGCCGCGCCGTCGGCACCCGCGTCGGCGACAGCGGCACCGGCGGCGGCACCCGTGGCGATACCGGCGACGGTGAGGGCCACGGCGGCCTTCTTGGCGATGTTCATGAGAAGCGTTCCTCCTGCGGTTGCTTGTCCGACCCGGCCGCGGGTCGTGCGCTGAGAACGCCTGAGGAATCCGGAAGGGCACGCGGATTCGAGTTCTCCGGCCCGTTCGGATGATTCGAGCGACAAACGGACCGGCCTCCCGGTGCGCCCGGGAGGCCGGAGGTCACTGCCCGTGGGGCGACCGGTCTCAGTGGTTGATGCCGAGGTTGCCGAAGGCGGGGTTCAGCACACCGATGACGTTCACGCTGTTGCCGACCGCGTTCACCGGGACGTGCACCGGGGCCTGGACGAGGTTGCCCGAGGCGACGCCCGGGGAGCCCACGGCGCTGCCGTCGGCACCCGCGCCACCGGTGGCGGAGGCCATGCCGGCTCCGGCGGCGACCAGACCGCCGGCCACCATCGTCACGGCCGCTGCCTTCTTCAGGTTCTTCATTTCCAACCCCTCCTAGCGATCACTGCGGCGGTTCACCGCAGCACGCACTGGAGAACGGCGGAGATCCACGAAGGATGCGCCATCTGGGGGACATTCCCACGACGGTATGAATCTCAGCCCGGAATGGAACGCTCCGTGTTGCCGTGCGGAGCGCACGCCACGCGCGTTTCAGCCGGTCGCGCCATGGCGTACGGCCCAGAGCGCCGCCTGGGTGCGGTCCGCCAGGTCGAGTTTCATGAGGATGTTCGAGACGTGTGTCTTGACGGTCTTCTCGGAGAGCACCAGGGCACGGGCGATCTCACGGTTGGACCGGCCGTCGGCTATCAGCCCGAGCACCTCCCGCTCCCGCTCGGTGAGCGAACCGCCTCTCCCCTGGCCGGAGTTGTTCTCCTCCTGGGACAGCAGTGCGCCCGCGACCTCGGGTTGCAGCAGGATGTGTCCGGCGTGCACGGACCGGATGGCGCCGGCCAGGGCGTCGGGGTCGACGTCCTTGTAGACATAGCCGGCGGCGCCCGCCCGCAGGGCCGGGACGACCGTGCGCTGCTCGGTGAAGCTGGTGACGATGAGCACGCGCGCGGGGTTGTTCAGTTCGCGGAGTTTGCGCAGTGCCTCGACGCCGTCCATGCCCGGCATCTTGACGTCCATGAGGACGACGTCGGGCTTCAGTTCCTCGGCGCGGGCGACGCCCTCGGCGCCGTCGGCGGCCTCGCCCACGACCTCGATGTCGTCCTGCACTTCGAGGAAGGTGCGCAGCCCCCGGCGGACCACCTGGTGGTCGTCGACGAGCAGGACCTTGATCGCGTCAGCCACCGGGGACCTCCATCTCGATCGTCGTGCCCTTGCCGGGCGCCGATTCCACGGTCAGCGTGCCGCCGACGCCGTTCGTCCGGTCGCGCATGGAGACCAGGCCGAGGTGGCGTCCCGCGCGGCGTATCCCCTGGGGGTCGAAACCGCTGCCGTCGTCCGTCACCCGGAGCACGGCGCCGCCGCCACGCCGGTCCAGGGTCACGTCGACATGCTCGGCGCCGGAGTGCCGCAGGGCGTTGTGCAGGGCTTCCTGGGCGACCCGCAGCGCTGCCTCCTCCTGGGCGGCGGGCAGGGCGCGGACGCCACAGGCCGTGAAGGTCACGCGCGCGGTGTGGGCGCGGTCGAGGACCTGGATCTGGGTGCGCAGGGTCGCCACGAGTCCGTCCTCGTCGAGGGCGGCGGGGCGCAGCTCGACGACGGCGGCGCGCAGTTCGTCGGCGGCCTCTGCGGCGAGCGCGGCCACCTGCTGGAGCTCGCCCTTGGCGCGGGAGGGGTCGCGGTCGACGAGGGCGGCGGCGGCCTGGGCGGTCAGGCGCAGGGAGAACAGCTTCTGGCTGACCGCGTCGTGCAGTTCGTGCGCGAGGCGGGAGCGTTCCTCGGCGATGGTCAGTTCGCGGCTGCGTTCGTAGAGGCGGGCGTTGGTGAGGGCGATGGCCGCGTGCTGGGCGAGGATCGCGAGGAGTTCCTCGTCGTCCTCGGTGAAGCCGCAGCCGCCGTCCGGCTTCGGGCAGTTCTTGTTGGCGAGGAACAGGGCGCCGATGACCTCGTCGCCGTCGCGGATGGGCAGGCCCAGGAAGTCGACCATGTCGGGGTGGGCGGAGGGCCACCCCTCGAAGCGGGGGTCCTTGCGGACGTCGGCGAGGCGCTCGGGCCGGGCCTCGCGCAGCATCGAGGCGAGGATGCCGTGCTGGCGCGGGAGGGGGCCGATGGCCTTCCACTGGGCGTCGCTGACGCCGTCGACGACGAACTGGGCGAAGCCGCCGTGGTCGTCGGGGACGCCGAGGGCCGCGTACTGGGCGTCGAGCAGCTCACGGGCCGAGGCGACGATCGTCTTCAGGACGTCGCGCACCTCGAGGTGCCTGCTCATGGCCAGCAGCGCGGCGCTCACCGCGGCCAGACCGGACCTGGGGCCTTGACTCATGCCCTCACGGTACCGGCGGGGTGTGACAGCGCGGATCCGACCTGTGACGGTGGACGACTAGGGCGGGGGACCTAGGGCAAAGGGCCGCCCCGGTCTGCTGCCCGCGTCCGAGGCGGTGGCCGCGGCCCGGTTCCTACGGTGGGGGCACCGATCGGGGGTGTTCGAGGACGAGGGGACGTGTCTCATGCCGGTAGCGATCATCACGGGCGCCTCCAAGGGGCTGGGCCGGGCGCTGGCCGAGGCCCTGGCGGCCCGGGGCTGGGACCTGGTGCTCGACGCCAGGACGGCGCCGGCGCTCCAGGAGACGGCGGAGTGGCTCACGGCGCACGGAACGCGGGTGACCGCCCTGCCGGGGGACGTGACGGATGCCGGGCACCGGGAGGCGCTCGTGGCGGCCGCGCGGCGGCTCGGCGGGCTGGACCTGCTGGTGAACAACGCGAGCGCGCTGGGCGCCGAGCCGCTGGTGCGGCTGGCGGAGCTTCCCCTTGCGGGGCTGCGGCGGGCGCTGGAGGTCAATGTGGTGGCGGCCTTGGGGCTGGTCCAGGAGGCGTTGCCGCTGCTGCGGGCGTCCGGGACGGGCACGGTGATCGCGGTCAGTTCGGACGCGGCCGCCGAGGCGTACGAGACCTGGGGCGGTTACGGGGCGTCCAAGGCGGCCCTGGACCATCTCGCGGCGGTGCTGGGCGAGGAGGAGCCGGGTCTGCGGGTGTGGGCGGTGGATCCCGGGGACATGGCGACCGATCTGTACGCGGCGGCCGTACCGGACGACGAGGATCCGCGGCCGCAGCCGGCCACGGTGGTGCCTGCCTTCCTGCGGCTGCTGGACGAGCGGCCCGCGAACGGACGCTACGGCGCTCCCGCCCTGCTGGAGTCACGATGACGCTCGCGCTCCGGGTCCCCGAGGAGCTGTCGGCCCGGGTGCCGGCCGAGCAGCGCGGTCCCGGGCGCGGCCGGGACGCCGTACGGCTGCTCGTGTCGCGTGGTACGGCGGTGTCGCACCACGCGTTCGTGGAGCTGCCCCGGCTGCTGCGGGCGGGGGATCTGCTGGTGGTCAACACGTCGTCCACGCTGGCGGCCGCCGTGGACGGGCGGATCGGGCCCGCGCGCGTGGTGGTGCACTTCTCCACGCGCGGGGACGACGGGCGGTGGGCGGTCGAGCTGCGGGATCCGGACGGGAAGGGCACCACGCGCGCGCGTGCCGGAGGGCCCGCGGGGACGCGGGTGCGGCTGCCCGGGGGTGTGCGGCTGACGCTGGAGGAGCCGGTGGCCGCGGCGAGCGAGCGGTTGTGGTGGGCGCGGGTCGCGGGGGCGGGCGTGCTCGGACTCCTGCGGGAGTACGGGCGGCCCATCCGTTACTCCTATACGGAGCGGGACCAGCCGTTGTCCGTGTACCGGACGGTGTTCGCGCTGCCGTCGCCCGACGGGTCGGGCAGCGCGGAGATGCCGAGTGCGGCGCGGCCCTTCACGGCGCGGCTGGTGGCGGAGCTGGTGAGCCGGGGGGTGCAGTTCGCGCCGGTCACGCTGCACACCGGGGTGGCCTCGGTGGAGGCACACGAGCCGCCGTATCCGGAGCGGTTCTCGGTGCCGGAGGCGTCGGCGCGGCTGATCAACGCGGTGCGGGCCGGGGACGGCCGGGTCGTCGCGGTGGGGACGACCGCCGTGCGGGCCGTGGAGTCGGCCGCCGGGTGCGACGGTGTCGTACGCGCGCGTGCGGGGTGGACCGATCTCGTGGTCACTCCGGAGCGTGGGGTGCGGGTGGTCGACGGGCTGCTGACGGGGCTGCACGAGCCGGAGGCCTCGCATCTGCTGATGCTGGAGGCGGTCGCGGGGCGGGCGGCGATCGACCGGGGGTACGAGGCGGCGCTGCGCGGGCTCTACCTGTGGCACGAGTTCGGGGACGTGCATCTCCTGCTCCCGGAGGAGGGCCCTCACGCAGAGCATTGCGGCAGCAACAGTTGGTGAGACCGTTACGCGCCCGATGTGACCCCGCACATAGGGCGCAGATCACGTACTAAGAGAAATAGGAGACAAAGGTTTCCCGCATGAACGGGGCAGACGCTCTATTCTGTCCTGTTTTGACCTTCCCCGATCCACTAAGTCCCTTCGTAGGTCACACCTTTGCCTATGCATTTTGCGGCCGCTAAGAATGGCAGCCGTCGCTCAGCGCCGCGGGTCCCACCCGCGGCGTTTGTGCCGGAAGCACCCTGTCCCCCCGGACTGACGAGCGACCTCCGCGCTATTCGAAGAGGTCCATTTCGCCATGCCCAAGAACACCCCTACTCGTGGCCATAGTCGCGCGCTGACCAAGCGCCACAAGATCGCGATCGCCGGGGTCGCCACGCTCGGCGCCGCCGCCGTCGCGTTCACCGCGATTCCGGGCGGGCAGACGACCACGTCGGAGGCGGCCGCCGCCCCGGGTCAGGTGGCCTACAGCTCCGAGCAGCTGGGGGCCCTGCGGTCGGGCGTCTCCGAGCAGCTCGCCACGGACAGCCTCCAGAGCAGGGCCGTCGAGGCCAAGGAGAAGGCCGCGGCGCGAGCCCTGGCCAAGTCCAAGGCCGAGGCCGCCGCCAAGAAGAAGGCCGCCGAGGCCGCCGCGAAGAAGAAGGCCGACCGGGAGCGCAAGGCCAAGGAGGCCGCGAGCCGGTCCGCCAAGCGCGTCCAGGTCAAGCCCGTCGCCGCGAAGACCTACGCCAACAACCTCGACGGCTGGATCAGGGAAGCCCTGGACATCATGGACGCCAAGGGCATCCCGGGCACGTACAACGGCCTGTACCGCAACATCATGCGGGAGTCCTCCGGCAACCCGAACGCCATCAACGGCTGGGACATCAACGCGATCAACGGCACGCCGTCCATCGGTCTGCTCCAGGTCATCAAGCCGACCTTCGACGCGTACCACGTCGCCGGCACGCCGTGGAGCCAGTACGACCCGGTCGCCAACATCACCGCCGCGGCGAACTACGCGGCCGACAAGTACGGGTCGATCGACAACGTCAACAGCGCGTACTGAGGCCGGCGCGGGCCTCTCGTACACGGACCTCCCGTACGCCGAAGGGCGGCACCCCCACCGGGGTGCCGCCCTTCGGCGTCGCGCTCACCGTCGTACGACAGTGATCACTTGCGCATGACCTCCGGCTCGTGGCGGCGCAGGAAGCGGGCCACGAAGAAGCCGCAGACGACGCCGATGGCGATCAGGGCGGCCATGTCCATGCCCCAGGCGCCGACGGTGTGCTCCCACAGCGGGTCGTTGCTGTCGCCCTTGGCGGGCGGGCTGATCCGGTTGAAGTCGAGCGTGGCGCCCGCGGCGGCGACCGCCCAGCGCGACGGCATCAGGTACGAGAGCTCGTTGACGCCGACCGAGTTGGCCAGGGGGAACAGGCAGCCGGTGAAGA
Proteins encoded in this region:
- a CDS encoding chaplin, with amino-acid sequence MNIAKKAAVALTVAGIATGAAAGAAVADAGADGAAVKSPGVGSGNLVQVPVHVPVNVVGDSVNVIGLLNPTFGNEGTND
- the chpE gene encoding chaplin ChpE, which encodes MKNLKKAAAVTMVAGGLVAAGAGMASATGGAGADGSAVGSPGVASGNLVQAPVHVPVNAVGNSVNVIGVLNPAFGNLGINH
- a CDS encoding response regulator, whose protein sequence is MADAIKVLLVDDHQVVRRGLRTFLEVQDDIEVVGEAADGAEGVARAEELKPDVVLMDVKMPGMDGVEALRKLRELNNPARVLIVTSFTEQRTVVPALRAGAAGYVYKDVDPDALAGAIRSVHAGHILLQPEVAGALLSQEENNSGQGRGGSLTEREREVLGLIADGRSNREIARALVLSEKTVKTHVSNILMKLDLADRTQAALWAVRHGATG
- a CDS encoding GAF domain-containing sensor histidine kinase — translated: MSQGPRSGLAAVSAALLAMSRHLEVRDVLKTIVASARELLDAQYAALGVPDDHGGFAQFVVDGVSDAQWKAIGPLPRQHGILASMLREARPERLADVRKDPRFEGWPSAHPDMVDFLGLPIRDGDEVIGALFLANKNCPKPDGGCGFTEDDEELLAILAQHAAIALTNARLYERSRELTIAEERSRLAHELHDAVSQKLFSLRLTAQAAAALVDRDPSRAKGELQQVAALAAEAADELRAAVVELRPAALDEDGLVATLRTQIQVLDRAHTARVTFTACGVRALPAAQEEAALRVAQEALHNALRHSGAEHVDVTLDRRGGGAVLRVTDDGSGFDPQGIRRAGRHLGLVSMRDRTNGVGGTLTVESAPGKGTTIEMEVPGG
- a CDS encoding SDR family NAD(P)-dependent oxidoreductase; its protein translation is MPVAIITGASKGLGRALAEALAARGWDLVLDARTAPALQETAEWLTAHGTRVTALPGDVTDAGHREALVAAARRLGGLDLLVNNASALGAEPLVRLAELPLAGLRRALEVNVVAALGLVQEALPLLRASGTGTVIAVSSDAAAEAYETWGGYGASKAALDHLAAVLGEEEPGLRVWAVDPGDMATDLYAAAVPDDEDPRPQPATVVPAFLRLLDERPANGRYGAPALLESR
- a CDS encoding S-adenosylmethionine:tRNA ribosyltransferase-isomerase; protein product: MTLALRVPEELSARVPAEQRGPGRGRDAVRLLVSRGTAVSHHAFVELPRLLRAGDLLVVNTSSTLAAAVDGRIGPARVVVHFSTRGDDGRWAVELRDPDGKGTTRARAGGPAGTRVRLPGGVRLTLEEPVAAASERLWWARVAGAGVLGLLREYGRPIRYSYTERDQPLSVYRTVFALPSPDGSGSAEMPSAARPFTARLVAELVSRGVQFAPVTLHTGVASVEAHEPPYPERFSVPEASARLINAVRAGDGRVVAVGTTAVRAVESAAGCDGVVRARAGWTDLVVTPERGVRVVDGLLTGLHEPEASHLLMLEAVAGRAAIDRGYEAALRGLYLWHEFGDVHLLLPEEGPHAEHCGSNSW
- a CDS encoding transglycosylase SLT domain-containing protein, translating into MPKNTPTRGHSRALTKRHKIAIAGVATLGAAAVAFTAIPGGQTTTSEAAAAPGQVAYSSEQLGALRSGVSEQLATDSLQSRAVEAKEKAAARALAKSKAEAAAKKKAAEAAAKKKADRERKAKEAASRSAKRVQVKPVAAKTYANNLDGWIREALDIMDAKGIPGTYNGLYRNIMRESSGNPNAINGWDINAINGTPSIGLLQVIKPTFDAYHVAGTPWSQYDPVANITAAANYAADKYGSIDNVNSAY